In Chryseobacterium gotjawalense, the following are encoded in one genomic region:
- the ureE gene encoding urease accessory protein UreE, translating into MIINQISGNLSERPLHGKTVDYLDLEWYETTKRIQRKNTGQGQEIAIKFLREGQRLREGDILFENHEKIVAVNILETDAIVITPKSMLEMGTVCYEIGNKHIPLFIQDGEVLLPFEMPMFRWLDAAGYQPEKRKKKLLNLLRSNVEPHGHGSLGSSLFTKILKIASSKDDE; encoded by the coding sequence ATGATCATCAACCAAATTTCAGGAAATCTTTCCGAAAGACCGCTTCATGGTAAAACCGTGGATTATCTGGATCTGGAATGGTATGAAACGACCAAAAGAATTCAGCGCAAAAATACGGGACAGGGACAGGAGATCGCGATCAAATTTCTGCGCGAAGGACAGCGGCTGCGCGAAGGTGATATCCTGTTTGAAAATCATGAGAAAATAGTAGCCGTAAACATACTGGAGACCGATGCAATTGTCATCACTCCAAAATCGATGCTTGAAATGGGAACCGTGTGTTACGAAATCGGCAACAAACACATTCCACTCTTCATTCAGGACGGCGAAGTTCTGCTCCCTTTTGAAATGCCCATGTTCCGCTGGCTGGACGCGGCAGGCTATCAACCTGAAAAAAGAAAAAAGAAACTGCTCAACTTGCTTAGATCAAATGTCGAACCGCACGGACACGGCAGTTTGGGATCGTCCCTTTTTACTAAAATATTAAAAATAGCTTCCTCTAAAGATGATGAATAA